DNA sequence from the Pseudophryne corroboree isolate aPseCor3 chromosome 6, aPseCor3.hap2, whole genome shotgun sequence genome:
CTGCTGCTCTCTGGCTTTTTAGAAGCCCTGGCATCTGTAGCTTTGACGAGTTCTGTAGAAATCTGATCTACGTCTGGAACGTGTTTTACAGTACATGAGAGCGGAGAGAATGCCGCTTTGCACGCAGTAATcatcaacaggggggggggggggtctcctgtaCTAGCTCGCACACTAGAGGGGAGTTCCCCAGCATCCGACTAACAAGATGCACATGTATAAGGAATGAAGAAACTACAACACAGCCTAGATTACTGTGATTCAGTCAAATTCAGGGAGACAGGACACAGCGCAAATAATAAGTTACAGCCCGATTAGCGAGGAGATGGGTGGCTcttaaaagagcctttgtgttcgtgtgggagaggaaggggagattacttggcgctggtgtacttggtgacggccttggtgccctcggacacggcgtgcttggccaactctcccggcagcagcaggcgtacggcggtctggatctcccgggaggtgatggtggagcgcttgttgtagtgagccaggcgggaagcttcccccgcaatgcgctcaaaaatgtcattgacaaaggagttcatgatgcccatagccttggaggagatgccggtgtcagggtgcacctgcttcagcaccttgtacacgtagatggcgtaactctccttcctgctcttcctacgcttctttccatctttcttctgggtcttggtTACGGCCTTCTTTGAGCCCTTCTTGGGCGCCGGCGCGGACTTTGCTGGTTCAGGCATTTCCACCACTCACTTCTTCTACACACAGCAGGGAGAATCTGTGCCGTACACCGCCCGGGTTTGCTCTATTTATAGGCATCTTATGCAAATGAGGCTTCAACGCTTCTGGTAAAAGTGTAGGGTAAGTATAAGCTAAGTATAGGGTAAAAGTGTCACGTGACGCTGAGTGgtagctaacaccccccccccacacacacactacatattgcGGATTGGTCTGTGGATAAACTCGAGCTGCATTGGTTCATTTGTAAGCAAACCAATCACAGAGCACGCGGTAGACCCACtctgagtgtatatataggaggaggGCGGTATTACAGGTTCACATTTTCTCTCAGTTTGTTAGAAGGAATTATTTGTTTTGTGAACTGAACATGTCCGGCAGAGGCAAACAAGGCGGCAAGAC
Encoded proteins:
- the LOC134934990 gene encoding histone H2B 1.1 — its product is MPEPAKSAPAPKKGSKKAVTKTQKKDGKKRRKSRKESYAIYVYKVLKQVHPDTGISSKAMGIMNSFVNDIFERIAGEASRLAHYNKRSTITSREIQTAVRLLLPGELAKHAVSEGTKAVTKYTSAK